The Brachyhypopomus gauderio isolate BG-103 chromosome 19, BGAUD_0.2, whole genome shotgun sequence DNA segment TAAACCTATGCTTAAAAAGCCCCCACGTACGTTCTAGAGCTGACAAGGGAAACACactaatgtatgtgtgtgtgtgtgtgtgtgtgtgtgtgtgtgtgtggcgaagGACGTTGAGGAGGTGTTACACCACAGCATTTTGTATCTACTCTTGTGGACAGTAACCACTCATACATGTTAGAGGCCACTGGAGCATGCTGAGAACTGTGCATACATGTAACCCATAGCCAGGCAAATCCCATTCAAATTCAACTCTGGTGTGCAGAGATTCAACCAGGATGCATTTTTGAGGTTTCCTTAAGGCCATTGGTGATGTGGGATACATTTCTTCAAATAAAACCTCTCACAAAGCCACACATTTTTCACTTAAAGTTTAATTCTCTTGTAATTTTCTTAAATATGATGTATACACTGGATGATATCTCAGAGTGAAAGGGAAGAGTCTGGACTATGAACAGTGCTAAAGAAAATAAATCTGCTAAAATGAGAACTTTACCTACCACATCTGTATTTACAGCTGTATCTATATATGATATAAACCATCACCTGGTTTCATCTCTCATCTATGTGTGCAGATCTGTCAGTGTAGCAGCACCTAAACTCTGTTGTTCGTATTACTGTACTTGTAACGCCTGGTGATCAGGCTGTGAATGAGGATCCATGAGCAGAGTGTGCAGGCAGAGTTCCTTTAATAAAAGGaggacaaaatacacaaaaaaggGAATAGCAAAGGGAGAAACAGGCTATGGGAAGGCAGGACACCGGCAGCCAGATCAGAGGACTCAGGCGAGGTCAGGCAGAAGTACCGGAGGGCTAGACCGGGGCAAACGACAAAACCAGAACGAGATCAAGTACCAAAAAGACAATCAGAGAATTCACTAGGAATACGCCCAGTAGTCACTCGTAAAGAggtggcaatacttcgcgaggTAGGGCTGGGGAGGACGAGCTTTAGTACTGGTTTCAATCAACTTTGACAGCTAACCGCTGATTCCTAAAATTCCGGTGATTGTGACCTCTAGTGGAGGGAGGAGGTAGTGACTCCAGGTCTGACACTACTACccactgtatgttttatattgttGACATGTCTATTGTATTTAGTATTTCTGTATTTTTATGTCTTTcctagtgttttttttttcatccatATGTGTTCCATGATTTGATCTGTAAAGTGACCTTGATCTTGAAGGGTCAGGAACTTTGAGAATAAAGCATTTAAAAAGTATTTTGCATTTTGAAGTTTTAGAATGGTGGTCAAGGAAgaagaatataaaaaaaataaaaaaaaacaagcaggtTTTGCTTTGTACAAAATGTATATAGCATTTCATTCACAACcagaaaataaaacacaataatacaaataatataaaataaataaacttacaAGTCATGAGAACATAAACAGATTCAAATTTGTTCTTTCTCTACAGTGTCCAGTGATGTGTTTAAGGTGGTTGGCAGTTCTGTTCAGCTGCACATGAATGACAATAAACAAACATTCAAATACCTGACATGGATGTATAACAAAGCATTTATACTGAAATATGAAACAAAATCTAATATAGAAACTCCATACAACGCTAAGAACAGTCGGATGGAGTTTGATATGTCTGACTACAGTCTAACAATAAATAACTTGGAGAAGAATGACAGTGGACTCTATggagcaagacttactactgatgaagaggagAGAATTGTTGTGGAGTACAGACTCTCTGTATTGGGTAAGTCTCACTGCAGATTACACAGGAAAAATGCATTACTGAATCATTTCTGAACAGTAATGATGATATATTTGATGATATATTTGATGATGAAGGTTGTGATGAGTAAGTGTtttaacattttacattattaagTATCATTAAATTGAGTATTTACAAGTGAGTGTTGCCATAATAGATGTAGTTTAGACCTTAACATGTCAAGACAGCAGTCATAGCAATAGTGAAAGTTGAGTCATAAAACATTGTTGCCACTATAGTAAACTTGAGGAGAAACATTCATGCTACTTAAGGTACCCACATTCAACCCTAGAGAGACACTAAGATATTAACAAATGTAGATAATTCCTCCACTCTGACTGATCTGTTACCATATGTTGTATCACAGTGATGTTTGTGGTTGTTCCCCAGATCCAGCTGAGATTCCAGTGATTTCTCCTGTCCATCACCAGCAAAGCAGCGATACCTGTAATCTCACCTGTAGAGGTCACGACCTCTCAATTATCTCTAACTGTTATAATCACATCTGTGAGAACAAGGAAACATCTTCAGGAGGCCACACCCTTTCTATGTTTGTCAGTGGAAGCACTATCATCTGTAACCATAGCAACCCAGTCAGCTGGAAGGAAAGTACCATAGAGATTAAAGATATTTGTTCAGGTACAAATTAAttttacacaaatacacacacaaacatttaatcTTATTGTACACATAAATGGTTTTCTCCAAAATACACTTTGTTCTCCAGTGGGAGGTACCAACTATCTGCTCTACACTATAATAGCCCTGAGCTGTGTGGCACTGACACTCCTGCTGACTGTGGTTGGTTGTGTCATACAAGTCAAGAGAAAGAACACAGGTATCATCTTCATCTTTTTCCAATACACATCCAATAACAATGAAACAATAAAATGAACAGCTTTTTTATAACGGGAGATACAATTTTATACCACGAACTTGGAGTAACCCGTGCTGAATAATGAGAAAGATGAAGCAAGAGATGTTGCTCAAAGAGGTGATGTGGTGAAGTGATGTTGTACACACACTAAAGAGTATCATTTTAACAAGCATAAACTATTTATTAATGTACTTATCCCTATGTTTTTATTCATATGTATAAATCATATTTAGTATTATAATCTCTTAAAacaagaggtttttttttttgttttgttccccTACAAAAAGAATTTCAGAAGAATATTTGGTTGAATTGAGAACGTAAAagtaattattgcaatttaaaCAGTAATCAAGCAACTCGTAATTGATATTGTATGTTTCACGATGAGATGATTTTAAGATGATTTTTTGGGAATTGTGATGGTGACAGTGAGAACAGCCGCTATTAGCCACAAAGTAAAACTCTGCCAGTAAGGCTGATCAGTGTGAAACAGGTATCTTCTGTAGCACAGTACCGGGAGCTATGTGCAGCCCTAAAGGTACCTTACTGAGAAGAGACAGCAAAATAGCACAACTGAAGTGCAGACGCAGGCTATCAGTAACCTgcagagggtgggtgtgtgtgtgtgtgtgtgtgtgtgtacgtgtgcgcgtgtgtgtgtgtgtgtgtgtgtgtgtgcgtgtgtgcgtgtgtgtgtgtgtgtgtgtgtgtgtgcgtgtgtgtgtgtgcgtgtccctCTATCTATGTGCTGAGCACACTGTGACAGTAATACAAAtgaaaaaccaaacaaacaaaagtatCATAGAGTAGTGATTAGTGAATATTTTCACCACTGGAGAGAAGGCTGCTTCCCCACGTTTTCTGGGTTTGTTCAGTAAGCACCGATCAGTCGTAATGATCATAAAAGCCAATCCAGTCATGTATAAACCTGCGAGGCATCTCTGGTGAATATGCCACCTTTAAAAATAATCTTTTAAAGATTAACCTTCATAAGACTCATTGTAGTATTAATAACACATCAATAACACGTGTTAATTTGTCTTTATGGCCAgcacagagccggagtggctaatcgggagattcgggaggattcccgatgggccggctcatgtcaatctctagtttgggccgattgggaggggaaaataattttagccggatttgggcatgaaactcccgggctgaaaaaggggcccactccggccctgggcCAGCATATTACCAGATCACCTTTCACTTTTCTATTTGTAAAACGGCTGTTGACATAGCAAGGCTGTAAGTTTTTTGAACAAAATAGTTTAAAAATCAAGGATCgtattgtggcgtggtgtggacAGAAGAGGCAGTAGGCGGATCTATAGTCGCAAATACAGGCTTTATTAATGCTTCAtcagtgtcacgttgaggaccccggcccctcccttttgggcgtgtgtatacgttgtcctcgtgctttgtctgcgtctgtggacctctgtggtgatggatatgtcgtgtgataatctgtctcacctgtgaatcgtctcgtaatcatgtggggctaatgtggtctgtctatttaatgtgcgctcgcgcagtgtcctgtgctcgtcgctgtctaatgtctacacgttgccgtgtctgtacgttactcgtgcgctattgcgcaatgcCTGTAGtcaataaacgtgacgtctgtgagaaaaggatttcgtgtctcgtccttcgtccagccACCGAACGTCACAATCAGCATAATCATGTAATCATACCAGATTAGACACGACTTAATACATGACACACAAGGGAATGGCAAGGATGAAATGACATTACACAACCACAACTGTACACACACGATACGGGGCAACTTAATTTAATAGCACACACAATCCAATACAATAACCAACAACAACATGTCTttacactacacacaacacagatcaA contains these protein-coding regions:
- the LOC143482870 gene encoding SLAM family member 7-like isoform X1, with product MAMVTHVIFILSSLTSVTVSSDVFKVVGSSVQLHMNDNKQTFKYLTWMYNKAFILKYETKSNIETPYNAKNSRMEFDMSDYSLTINNLEKNDSGLYGARLTTDEEERIVVEYRLSVLDPAEIPVISPVHHQQSSDTCNLTCRGHDLSIISNCYNHICENKETSSGGHTLSMFVSGSTIICNHSNPVSWKESTIEIKDICSVGGTNYLLYTIIALSCVALTLLLTVVGCVIQVKRKNTDAISPLCDTVYAEVENETERPRNGGRLETDGPSTLYSIIGMLPRPSDGSAQVLQNPLYNERNQQEACANQILPNTYYTVANTRPQNSPSTVYSKVGISKPETVYGAVKKVNKAADGTPSHRRK
- the LOC143482870 gene encoding SLAM family member 7-like isoform X2, which translates into the protein MAMVTHVIFILSSLTSVTVSSDVFKVVGSSVQLHMNDNKQTFKYLTWMYNKAFILKYETKSNIETPYNAKNSRMEFDMSDYSLTINNLEKNDSGLYGARLTTDEEERIVVEYRLSVLDPAEIPVISPVHHQQSSDTCNLTCRGHDLSIISNCYNHICENKETSSGGHTLSMFVSGSTIICNHSNPVSWKESTIEIKDICSVGGTNYLLYTIIALSCVALTLLLTVVGCVIQVKRKNTDAISPLCDTVYAEVENETERPRNGGRLETDGPSTLYSIIGMLPRPSDGSAQQQEACANQILPNTYYTVANTRPQNSPSTVYSKVGISKPETVYGAVKKVNKAADGTPSHRRK